Proteins encoded within one genomic window of Cryomorphaceae bacterium 1068:
- a CDS encoding AAA family ATPase — MKDVEAVKQLTDKYASMRQEIAKVIVGQDEVIKEVLISIFSGGHCLLVGVPGLAKTLLVNTIAKTLGLTFNRVQFTPDLMPGDIIGSEILDENRKFKFIKGPLFSNIILADEINRTPPKTQAALLEAMQERMVTTAGHSYPLPKPFFVLATQNPIEQEGTYPLPEAQLDRFMFNIFVDYPSIQEEIDVVKSTTSGVTAEAEQVISGDEIQFFQQLIRKIPVADNVVEYAVNLSAKSRPGTEYASESTNSYLSWGAGPRASQYLIVGAKCHAALQGKYSPDIEDVQAVALPILRHRLVRNYKAEAEGVTMEKIITGML; from the coding sequence ATGAAAGACGTAGAAGCGGTTAAGCAGCTCACGGATAAATATGCTTCAATGAGGCAAGAAATTGCCAAAGTGATTGTGGGACAAGATGAAGTAATCAAAGAAGTGCTCATTAGCATATTCAGCGGAGGTCATTGCCTTTTAGTAGGTGTTCCGGGTTTGGCCAAAACGCTTTTAGTGAACACAATTGCCAAAACATTGGGATTGACTTTTAATAGAGTTCAATTTACTCCTGATTTGATGCCGGGTGATATTATTGGTTCCGAAATTCTTGATGAAAATCGAAAATTCAAGTTCATTAAAGGCCCGTTGTTTTCGAATATCATACTTGCTGATGAGATTAACCGAACTCCTCCTAAAACCCAAGCCGCACTCTTAGAAGCGATGCAGGAGAGAATGGTTACGACAGCAGGGCACTCGTACCCGCTTCCCAAACCGTTTTTTGTACTTGCGACTCAAAACCCGATAGAGCAGGAAGGAACTTATCCATTGCCCGAAGCCCAACTCGATAGATTTATGTTCAACATCTTTGTTGATTATCCGAGTATACAGGAAGAAATCGATGTGGTAAAATCCACTACATCAGGTGTTACCGCAGAAGCTGAACAGGTAATCTCGGGAGATGAAATTCAATTCTTCCAACAGTTGATTCGAAAAATTCCCGTGGCTGATAATGTGGTAGAATATGCAGTGAATTTATCGGCCAAGTCCCGACCAGGCACTGAGTATGCTTCTGAAAGCACCAACAGTTATTTGAGCTGGGGCGCAGGGCCTAGGGCTTCTCAATACCTAATCGTGGGAGCTAAATGCCATGCAGCACTTCAAGGAAAATATTCTCCTGATATTGAAGATGTTCAAGCTGTGGCCTTACCAATTCTGAGGCACCGTTTGGTTAGGAATTATAAGGCAGAAGCAGAGGGTGTTACGATGGAAAAGATCATTACAGGAATGCTCTGA
- a CDS encoding peptidylprolyl isomerase, which yields MDKGINLRWLLPALALLFFVNSSKAQVIDQIVAVIGNEIILYSDIQIQKSQIKAQGFKGTITDCQVLEEILFEKLMLNQAKVDSLEITDDMVQGQLNRRMDVFIRQIGSVEALEDYYGKSMSEIREDFFDILKDQLLVQRMESEISADINVTPSDVQDFFNEIPKDSLPYVNASVQMAQIVKYPEVSTKEKERVRSRLLEFKEQVETGQEEFETLAALYSDDPGSAAKGGALGMQARGTWVPEFDAVAFNLEEGQISTPFKTDYGFHIMQLLERRGEMYDANHILLIPEVSSDGLSQARTDLDSIRNLVIRDSVSFALAANKYSDDELTKNQNGSIVNQASGSTIFEMDDIDPTLFPIIDTMTVGQVSKPFYFQTRSNEKGYRIVKLMNRTEPHRANLTDDYQSLQNMASERLRAQTMDKWVRERIGDSFVKIDEKYRDCAFGYPWIEEDDLIKN from the coding sequence ATGGATAAAGGAATAAATTTGAGATGGTTACTTCCCGCGTTGGCGTTGTTGTTTTTCGTCAATAGCTCCAAAGCGCAGGTAATTGACCAAATAGTAGCGGTAATTGGAAATGAAATTATCCTCTACAGCGACATACAAATTCAGAAAAGTCAAATTAAGGCACAGGGGTTTAAAGGTACCATAACAGATTGCCAGGTTTTGGAGGAAATTCTTTTTGAGAAGCTAATGCTGAATCAGGCAAAAGTGGATTCTCTTGAAATTACTGACGATATGGTGCAAGGTCAGTTGAATAGAAGGATGGATGTCTTCATTCGACAAATAGGCTCCGTGGAAGCTCTCGAAGACTATTATGGAAAATCGATGTCGGAAATCAGAGAAGATTTTTTCGACATTCTGAAAGATCAATTACTCGTTCAGCGCATGGAGTCTGAGATCAGCGCCGACATTAATGTTACACCTTCTGACGTGCAGGATTTCTTCAACGAAATTCCGAAAGACAGTCTGCCCTATGTCAATGCTTCTGTACAGATGGCTCAAATTGTCAAGTATCCCGAAGTTTCAACGAAGGAGAAGGAGAGGGTTCGTTCACGATTATTAGAATTTAAAGAGCAAGTCGAAACAGGTCAAGAGGAATTCGAGACATTGGCTGCTCTCTATAGCGACGACCCTGGTTCGGCCGCTAAGGGTGGTGCTCTGGGCATGCAGGCGCGTGGTACTTGGGTGCCCGAATTCGATGCAGTAGCTTTTAACTTGGAAGAAGGACAGATATCCACACCATTCAAAACTGACTACGGATTTCATATCATGCAGTTATTGGAAAGGAGGGGAGAGATGTACGACGCCAACCACATATTGCTCATCCCCGAAGTGTCTTCTGATGGATTGAGTCAAGCAAGAACAGACTTGGACTCTATTCGGAATTTGGTGATTCGAGATTCGGTTTCCTTTGCCTTAGCGGCAAATAAGTATTCCGATGATGAGTTGACCAAGAATCAAAACGGTTCGATAGTCAATCAGGCTTCAGGAAGCACCATTTTCGAAATGGATGATATTGATCCTACACTATTTCCCATTATTGATACAATGACAGTGGGACAGGTGAGCAAGCCGTTTTACTTTCAAACGCGTTCCAATGAGAAAGGCTATCGCATCGTAAAGCTCATGAACAGAACAGAACCGCACAGAGCCAACTTGACCGATGATTATCAAAGCCTTCAGAATATGGCTTCTGAGCGGCTTCGAGCGCAAACAATGGACAAATGGGTGAGGGAGAGAATAGGTGATTCCTTTGTAAAAATCGATGAAAAATACCGAGATTGCGCATTCGGCTATCCTTGGATCGAAGAGGACGATTTAATTAAGAACTAA